A region from the Benincasa hispida cultivar B227 chromosome 12, ASM972705v1, whole genome shotgun sequence genome encodes:
- the LOC120068326 gene encoding small heat shock protein, chloroplastic codes for MASTLSSSPSPLLSFKPRPLKKTPPARVTVLPPRVKAEAGAGSDHNKDASLEVHVNPSGQGQGTSVERRPGPKRLALDVSPYGILDPLSPMRTMRQMLDTVDRLFDDAVMMTPGWRWSRGEVRAPWDIEEHENEIRMRFDMPGLTKEHAKVSVEDDFLIIKGGHETETTNSSSNDDGWSTRNASAYHTRLQLPDGVDKDNIKAQLSNGVLYITLPKIKVQRKVMDIEIQ; via the exons ATGGCTTCAACTCTTTCCTCTTCTCCTTCACCTCTGTTGTCCTTCAAACCCAGACCCCTTAAGAAAACCCCACCGGCACGAGTCACTGTCCTGCCTCCGAGGGTGAAAGCTGAGGCTGGAGCCGGAAGCGATCACAACAAAGATGCATCTTTGGAGGTGCATGTCAATCCAAGCGGCCAGGGCCAGGGGACGTCCGTGGAGAGGCGGCCGGGGCCCAAGCGGCTGGCCCTGGACGTTTCACCTTATG GAATTTTGGACCCTCTATCTCCAATGAGGACGATGAGGCAAATGCTGGACACAGTGGACAGGTTGTTCGACGACGCAGTAATGATGACACCAGGATGGAGATGGAGCAGGGGTGAGGTCCGAGCTCCTTGGGACATTGAAGAGCACGAAAACGAAATCAGGATGCGTTTTGACATGCCTGGCCTCACCAAGGAACATGCCAAGGTTTCTGTTGAAGACGATTTTTTGATTATAAAAGGCGGCCATGAGACTGAAACCACCAACTCCAGCAGCAATGATGACGGCTGGTCCACAAGGAACGCCTCTGCTTACCACACCCGCCTCCAACTTCCTGATGGCGTTGACAAAGACAACATCAAGGCCCAGCTTTCCAATGGCGTTCTTTACATTACACTACCTAAAATCAAAGTTCAACGCAAGGTCATGGATATAGAGATCCAGTAA